A single region of the Salvia miltiorrhiza cultivar Shanhuang (shh) chromosome 8, IMPLAD_Smil_shh, whole genome shotgun sequence genome encodes:
- the LOC130996740 gene encoding transcription repressor OFP6-like has product MSAGKKRYTLSAIGVNLGCSSSCRRPKLSAVFQPKPRQRRRYSSSSSWDNHTTTTFSSAVDTPSSDTDSDIRSLRAVQGFGRIGGASVAVEKDSDDPYLDFRQSMLQMILEKEIYSKEDLKELLNCFLQLNSPYYHGIIVRAFTEIWNGVYSNPSTSSLHGSCNARHY; this is encoded by the coding sequence atgtCAGCCGGCAAAAAAAGGTACACACTGAGCGCAATCGGCGTGAACCTGGGGTGCAGCAGCAGCTGCCGCCGCCCGAAGCTCTCCGCCGTCTTCCAGCCGAAGCCGAGGCAGCGCCGCCGCTACTCGTCCTCGAGCTCGTGGGACAACCACACGACGACTACATTCTCCTCCGCCGTGGACACCCCGTCCTCCGACACGGACTCCGACATCAGGAGCCTCCGCGCCGTGCAGGGGTTCGGGCGCATCGGCGGCGCCAGCGTGGCGGTGGAGAAGGACTCCGACGATCCGTACCTGGATTTCCGGCAGTCGATGCTGCAGATGATCCTGGAGAAGGAGATCTATTCAAAGGAAGATCTGAAGGAGCTGCTCAACTGCTTCCTGCAGCTCAATTCGCCTTACTACCATGGGATTATCGTCCGCGCCTTCACCGAGATCTGGAATGGGGTGTATTCCAATCCCTCCACCTCCTCCCTGCATGGGAGCTGCAACGCACGTCACTACTAG
- the LOC130998468 gene encoding uncharacterized protein LOC130998468: MRGPPRMFTRVSQTTDAYEESPTLKTQERQKILKTTKLEAAGDFSGNKMANPMITFVFNLFGIWSKDENSGEIQYEGYDSSEIEDILGNMTFEQIMSEFESSEACLMSKPRAVYAYDEDYRLDKGLILIRDQRHCAKVLNLDAMDKSRHWKIVGCSAFTGEGLLEGFDWMVQDIASRIYMLD; the protein is encoded by the exons atgcgGGGCCCACCAAGAATGTTTACACGGGTTTCTCAAACAACCGATGCATACGAAGAGTCTCCCACACTCAAAACTCAAGAGCGGCAGAAGATATTGAAGACGACGAAGTTGGAAGCAGCGGGCGATTTCTCAGGCAATAA GATGGCAAATCCTATGATCACCTTTGTGTTCAATCTTTTTGGTATTTGGTCTAAAGATGAAAACAGTGGTGAAATCCAATATGAGGGTTATGATTCGTCAGAAATAGAAGACATCTTAGGCAATATGACTTTTGAACAAATAATGTCTGAGTTTGAGTCATCTGAGGCTTGCTTGATGTCTAAACCTAGGGCAGTTTATGCGTATGATGAAGATTACAGATTAGATAAAGGCCTAATTCTCATTAGGGATCAAAGGCATTGTGCGAAG GTTCTGAACTTAGATGCCATGGATAAAAGCCGGCACTGGAAAATTGTTGGATGTAGTGCATTTACCGGGGAAGGGCTGCTCGAAGGGTTCGATTGGATGGTTCAAGACATAGCCTCGAGAATTTACATGCTTGATTAA